A genomic segment from Bradyrhizobium diazoefficiens USDA 110 encodes:
- a CDS encoding cytochrome P450, with amino-acid sequence MDMLLNPLNRRHRLRHDIPVVPGAFPLVGHLPAVVCDLPRLLRRAERTLGSHFWLDFGPAGHLMTSLDPDALALLRHKDVSSGLIEDIAPELFGGTLVAQDGIAHRQARDAIQAALLPKGLTLAGIGELFAPVIRARVQRWRERGDVTILRETGDLMLKLIFSLMGIPAQDLPGWHRKYRQLLQLIVAPPVDLPGLPLRRGRAARDWIDARLREFVRAAREHASRTGLINDMVSAFDRSDDALSDDVLVANIRLLLLGGHDTTASTMAWMVIELARQPGLWDALVEEAQRVGAVPTRHADLAQCPVAEALFRETLRVHPATPLLVRRALRELRIGQQRIPTGTDLCIPLLHFSTSALLHEAPDQFRLARWLQRTEPIRPVDMLQFGTGPHFCMGYHLVWLELVQFCIALALTMHEAGVRPRLLSGVEKGRRYYPTAHPSMTIRIGFS; translated from the coding sequence ATGGACATGCTGCTCAACCCGCTGAACCGTCGGCATCGGCTGCGGCACGACATCCCGGTCGTGCCCGGCGCTTTTCCCTTGGTCGGGCATCTTCCCGCCGTCGTCTGCGACCTGCCGCGCCTGCTGCGGCGTGCGGAACGGACGCTGGGCAGCCACTTCTGGCTAGATTTCGGCCCTGCCGGACACCTGATGACCAGTCTGGATCCGGATGCTCTCGCACTGCTCCGGCACAAGGACGTGTCCTCGGGGCTGATCGAAGACATCGCGCCCGAATTGTTTGGCGGAACGTTGGTCGCCCAGGACGGCATCGCGCACCGGCAGGCGCGCGATGCGATCCAGGCGGCGCTTCTGCCCAAGGGGCTGACCCTGGCCGGCATCGGCGAGCTGTTCGCGCCCGTCATCCGGGCGCGCGTGCAGAGGTGGCGGGAACGGGGCGACGTCACCATCCTGCGCGAAACCGGCGATCTAATGCTCAAGCTCATCTTCAGTCTCATGGGAATCCCCGCGCAGGACCTGCCGGGATGGCATCGCAAGTACCGGCAACTGCTGCAGTTGATCGTCGCGCCCCCGGTCGACCTGCCTGGACTGCCCTTGCGGCGGGGCCGCGCGGCCCGCGACTGGATCGATGCGCGGTTGCGCGAGTTCGTCCGCGCCGCGCGCGAACATGCCTCGCGCACCGGGTTGATCAACGACATGGTGAGCGCCTTCGATCGCAGCGACGATGCGCTTTCCGATGACGTCCTGGTCGCCAATATTCGCTTGCTGCTGCTTGGTGGTCACGACACCACCGCCTCGACGATGGCCTGGATGGTGATCGAGCTAGCGCGGCAGCCTGGGCTGTGGGACGCCCTGGTCGAGGAGGCGCAACGCGTAGGCGCGGTGCCGACTCGGCACGCGGACCTGGCGCAGTGTCCGGTCGCTGAGGCGCTGTTCCGCGAGACGCTGCGCGTGCATCCGGCGACGCCGCTCCTAGTGCGTCGCGCACTGCGTGAATTGCGAATCGGCCAACAGCGCATTCCTACGGGCACCGATCTGTGCATCCCGCTGCTGCATTTCTCGACCTCGGCGCTGCTGCACGAGGCGCCTGATCAGTTTCGGCTGGCGCGGTGGCTTCAACGCACCGAGCCGATCCGGCCGGTGGACATGCTGCAGTTCGGTACCGGCCCACACTTCTGCATGGGCTACCACCTGGTATGGCTGGAACTGGTGCAGTTCTGTATCGCCTTGGCGCTGACCATGCACGAGGCCGGGGTGCGGCCGCGGTTGCTGAGCGGCGTCGAAAAAGGCCGGCGCTATTACCCGACCGCACATCCGTCCATGACTATCCGCATCGGATTCTCATGA
- a CDS encoding polyprenyl synthetase family protein, translated as MQTGSTPHDDRAGVSANGILGAQARGASGRLLPEIWMQDGAKRVEEALARLLCAEDDGETELMAAMRYATLHGGKRTRALLCLAAGALADTPAHMLDDVGAAIEMMHACTLVHDDLPAMDDDVLRRGLPTVHVKFGEATAILVGDALQAHAFLTLASLNAPGDSPIALVRELAQAVSAEGAAGGQAIDLSLVGKHVELDRIVAMHRMKSGALVRASVRMGALCAVGVNAAHAALYCALDHYSACFGLALQVIDDILDVTADTAALGKTPGKDAAAQKPTCASIMGLQEARQFALDLLRDAGEAIAPLGPRAERLAQLIQRANAYLFKHAPRA; from the coding sequence ATGCAGACTGGTTCCACGCCACACGACGACCGAGCTGGCGTTTCCGCGAACGGCATATTGGGCGCGCAGGCGCGCGGCGCATCCGGCAGGCTGCTGCCCGAGATCTGGATGCAGGACGGCGCAAAGCGGGTCGAAGAGGCGCTGGCGCGTCTTCTCTGCGCCGAAGACGACGGTGAGACCGAGCTGATGGCGGCGATGCGCTACGCCACCTTGCATGGCGGCAAGCGCACCCGCGCCTTGCTCTGTTTGGCTGCCGGCGCACTGGCCGACACGCCGGCGCACATGCTCGATGACGTCGGTGCCGCCATCGAGATGATGCACGCCTGTACGTTGGTCCACGACGATCTGCCCGCGATGGACGACGACGTGCTTCGCCGCGGCCTTCCGACCGTGCACGTCAAGTTCGGCGAAGCCACCGCGATCCTGGTCGGCGATGCGCTGCAGGCGCACGCCTTCCTGACCCTGGCGAGCCTGAATGCGCCGGGCGACAGCCCTATCGCGCTCGTGCGCGAACTGGCGCAGGCGGTGTCCGCCGAGGGGGCCGCAGGCGGGCAGGCCATAGATCTGTCGCTGGTTGGAAAGCACGTCGAGCTGGACAGGATCGTGGCGATGCACCGGATGAAGAGCGGAGCGCTAGTGCGCGCGTCCGTTCGCATGGGCGCGCTATGCGCTGTCGGCGTGAATGCCGCGCACGCTGCACTTTACTGTGCGCTGGATCACTACAGCGCCTGTTTCGGCCTGGCGTTACAGGTGATCGACGACATTCTCGACGTGACAGCGGATACCGCGGCGCTGGGCAAGACCCCCGGCAAGGACGCGGCGGCGCAGAAGCCGACCTGCGCGTCGATCATGGGACTGCAGGAAGCACGCCAGTTCGCGCTGGATCTGTTGCGCGATGCCGGCGAGGCCATCGCGCCGCTGGGGCCGCGTGCGGAACGGTTGGCGCAACTCATACAGCGGGCCAACGCGTATCTGTTCAAACACGCGCCACGCGCATGA